One region of Cyanobium sp. M30B3 genomic DNA includes:
- the pyrF gene encoding orotidine-5'-phosphate decarboxylase, with amino-acid sequence MGDSRHAESAGSGRAGSGRAGSGLEADLVILALDGLGPERALRLVDEIPGLRWVKVGLELFTLAGPPVVRQLRERGLRLFLDLKFHDIPATMAGACRSAAGLGAELITVHACAGSEALAQAQQAAEAGAAAAGMASAPTLLAVTVLTSWQERRFRQELQINASIAERVEHLAGLAEAAGLGGCVCSPLEVAALRRRHPQPFVLVTPGIRPDGSDQGDQARVMTPAQAMAAGASKLVIGRPITAAADPAAAFATCCAALAGS; translated from the coding sequence ATGGGCGATTCGCGTCATGCAGAGAGTGCTGGGTCTGGCCGGGCAGGGTCTGGCCGGGCTGGGTCTGGCCTGGAGGCTGACCTGGTGATTCTGGCTCTCGATGGCCTGGGGCCGGAGCGGGCGCTGCGGCTGGTGGATGAAATCCCTGGGTTGCGCTGGGTGAAGGTGGGCCTGGAGCTGTTCACCCTGGCCGGCCCCCCGGTGGTGCGGCAACTGCGCGAGCGGGGACTGCGGTTGTTTCTGGATCTGAAATTTCACGATATTCCGGCCACCATGGCCGGGGCTTGTCGCAGTGCCGCGGGACTTGGGGCTGAGTTGATCACCGTGCATGCCTGTGCCGGCAGCGAGGCCCTGGCTCAGGCCCAGCAGGCGGCCGAGGCCGGAGCGGCGGCGGCGGGGATGGCCAGTGCTCCCACCCTGCTGGCGGTGACGGTGCTCACCAGCTGGCAGGAGCGGCGCTTCCGTCAGGAGTTGCAGATCAACGCCTCGATCGCTGAGCGGGTGGAGCATCTGGCGGGTCTGGCGGAGGCGGCCGGGTTGGGCGGCTGTGTGTGCTCACCCCTGGAGGTGGCAGCGTTGCGCCGGCGGCACCCGCAGCCCTTTGTGCTGGTGACGCCCGGCATTCGGCCCGACGGCAGCGACCAGGGCGACCAGGCTCGGGTGATGACTCCGGCCCAGGCCATGGCCGCAGGGGCCAGCAAGCTGGTGATCGGTCGTCCGATCACGGCGGCTGCCGATCCAGCTGCGGCCTTCGCTACCTGCTGTGCAGCGTTGGCTGGCAGCTGA
- a CDS encoding glycosyltransferase family 4 protein, with protein sequence MAHIAWLGKKSPFCGNVTYGLTTTEALRSRGHGISFIHFDTPATGQLQLGLQPAPAAQVAAPSLLDRKAAPQPELQQDRSQGWESPEVALPYLVKSQVYTIPSPGALRELRESLERLQPDLVHASLTLSPLDFRLPELCQQLGLPLVATFHPPFDAGLRNLTAGTQQLTYQLYAPALARFDRVIVFSELQAEVLQRLGVRRERLAVIPNGVDTYSWQPAKADTALHTEIRQRTGGQRLFLYMGRIATEKNVEALLRAWRLVAPEGCVLVIVGDGPLRSSLESSYNDPSLLWWGYEQREAMRQALLQVAEVFLLPSLVEGLSLSLLEAMASGTACVATDAGADGEVLSGGAGIVISTQGVTTQLRTLLPVLREQPVLTAELGRRARERALQRYTLTGAINALEQLYGDLLNPSLSCQPTLHSR encoded by the coding sequence GTGGCCCATATTGCCTGGCTGGGCAAGAAATCGCCGTTCTGCGGCAACGTCACCTACGGCCTGACCACCACCGAAGCGCTGCGCAGCCGCGGGCACGGCATCAGCTTCATCCACTTCGACACCCCGGCCACCGGCCAGCTGCAGCTTGGCCTGCAGCCCGCTCCAGCGGCCCAGGTTGCGGCGCCCTCCCTGCTGGACCGGAAGGCTGCGCCTCAGCCAGAGCTACAGCAGGACCGCAGCCAGGGCTGGGAATCCCCGGAGGTGGCGCTGCCCTATCTGGTGAAGTCGCAGGTGTACACGATCCCCTCGCCAGGGGCGCTGCGGGAGCTGCGCGAGTCGCTGGAGCGGCTGCAGCCCGATCTGGTGCACGCCAGCCTCACCCTCTCTCCACTCGACTTCCGCCTGCCGGAGCTCTGCCAACAGCTGGGCCTGCCGCTGGTGGCCACCTTCCACCCGCCCTTCGACGCCGGCCTGCGCAACCTCACCGCCGGCACCCAGCAGCTCACCTACCAGCTCTACGCGCCTGCCCTGGCCCGCTTCGACCGGGTGATCGTGTTCTCCGAGCTGCAGGCCGAGGTGCTGCAGCGGCTGGGCGTACGCCGCGAGCGGCTGGCCGTGATCCCCAACGGCGTGGACACCTACAGCTGGCAGCCGGCTAAGGCGGACACAGCCCTGCACACGGAAATCCGCCAGCGCACCGGCGGCCAGCGGCTGTTCCTCTACATGGGGCGGATCGCCACGGAAAAGAACGTGGAGGCCCTGCTGCGGGCCTGGCGCCTGGTGGCGCCCGAGGGCTGCGTGCTGGTGATCGTCGGCGACGGACCGCTGCGCAGTTCCCTGGAATCCAGTTACAACGACCCCAGCCTGCTGTGGTGGGGCTACGAACAGCGCGAAGCGATGCGCCAGGCGCTGCTGCAGGTGGCGGAGGTGTTCCTGCTGCCGTCGCTGGTGGAGGGCCTGAGCCTGTCGCTGCTGGAGGCCATGGCCAGCGGCACAGCCTGCGTGGCCACCGATGCCGGTGCCGACGGCGAGGTGCTCAGCGGCGGCGCCGGTATCGTGATCAGCACCCAGGGCGTCACCACCCAGCTGCGCACCCTGCTGCCGGTGCTGCGCGAGCAGCCCGTACTCACCGCCGAACTCGGACGCCGCGCCCGCGAGCGCGCCCTGCAGCGCTACACCCTCACGGGTGCAATCAATGCCCTGGAGCAGCTCTACGGCGACCTGCTCAATCCCAGCCTCAGCTGCCAGCCAACGCTGCACAGCAGGTAG
- a CDS encoding MFS transporter, with translation MTSRTRAGGRLKPRARLARATGLQAVLRLRDFRWLWLGQVFSQLADKFYIVLMVFLIAQTWVKGTPEANPALAEAASAIRLDLPETRAQMITLLATGIYVANTLPAMLLGTVAGVWADRWPKRAVMVASNGLRAALVLLAPFCLLPGPTWLGLSWGYWGLVAMTFLESVLTQFFAPAEQAAIPRLVPADRLLAANSLYQATSMAATIVGFALGDPILRGLQHGLAQLGIAGGEFLLLPFCYGAAALAISRIRWRETARVARRSSVWQEIGEGLGVLRQQPAVTRAMLQLVLLYSLLAALYVLAISLAAAVPGLGPTRFGLLLAMSGLGLACGALAVAQLGHRLNRRHLAAAGLGTIGWSLLLLGQLRGSLTFTLLLCAVLGVGAALLAIPAQTTIQEDTPEDLRGKVFGLQNNLINIALSLPLVLAGAVVSRWGLLPVLWTLAAIALAAALAERPWRRC, from the coding sequence ATGACCAGCCGTACGCGGGCAGGTGGCAGGTTGAAACCGAGGGCACGACTGGCCCGAGCCACCGGACTGCAGGCCGTGCTGCGCCTGCGCGACTTCCGCTGGCTGTGGCTGGGCCAGGTGTTCTCCCAGCTGGCCGACAAGTTCTACATCGTGCTGATGGTGTTCCTGATCGCCCAGACCTGGGTGAAGGGCACGCCGGAGGCCAATCCGGCCCTGGCCGAAGCGGCCTCAGCCATCCGCCTCGACCTGCCCGAGACCCGGGCCCAGATGATCACCCTGCTGGCCACCGGCATCTACGTGGCCAACACCCTGCCGGCGATGCTGCTGGGCACGGTGGCCGGGGTATGGGCCGACCGCTGGCCCAAGCGGGCCGTGATGGTGGCCTCCAACGGTCTCAGGGCCGCCCTGGTGCTGTTGGCGCCCTTCTGCCTGTTGCCGGGACCCACCTGGCTGGGCCTGAGCTGGGGCTACTGGGGGCTGGTGGCGATGACCTTCCTGGAGTCGGTGCTCACCCAGTTCTTCGCGCCGGCCGAACAGGCCGCCATCCCCAGGCTGGTGCCGGCGGACCGGCTGCTGGCCGCCAACTCCCTCTACCAGGCCACCAGCATGGCGGCCACGATCGTGGGTTTCGCCCTGGGCGACCCGATCCTGCGCGGGTTGCAGCACGGGCTCGCCCAGCTGGGCATCGCCGGCGGGGAATTCCTGCTGCTCCCCTTCTGCTACGGCGCCGCCGCCCTGGCCATCAGCCGGATCCGCTGGCGGGAAACCGCCCGCGTGGCCCGGCGCAGTTCGGTGTGGCAGGAGATCGGCGAAGGGCTCGGCGTGCTGCGCCAGCAACCGGCCGTCACCCGCGCCATGCTCCAGCTGGTGCTGCTCTACAGCCTCCTGGCCGCCCTGTATGTGCTGGCGATCAGCCTGGCCGCCGCCGTGCCCGGCCTGGGGCCCACCCGCTTCGGCCTGCTGCTGGCGATGAGCGGCCTGGGCCTGGCCTGCGGCGCCCTGGCCGTGGCCCAGCTGGGCCATCGCCTCAACCGCCGCCACCTGGCCGCCGCCGGCCTGGGCACGATCGGCTGGAGCCTGCTGCTGCTGGGCCAGTTGCGCGGCAGCCTCACCTTCACCCTGCTGCTGTGTGCCGTGCTCGGGGTGGGGGCCGCCCTGCTGGCCATCCCGGCCCAGACGACCATCCAGGAGGACACGCCGGAGGATCTGCGCGGCAAGGTGTTCGGGTTGCAGAACAACCTGATCAACATCGCCCTGAGCCTGCCCCTGGTGCTGGCCGGCGCGGTGGTGAGCCGCTGGGGCCTGCTGCCGGTGCTCTGGACCCTGGCGGCGATCGCCCTGGCGGCAGCCCTGGCCGAACGCCCCTGGCGCCGCTGTTAG